Part of the Mycolicibacterium mengxianglii genome is shown below.
CGGTGAAACCACCGGTGCGGCACGAGTACGACCGGGTTCCGTATCTTGTTGCCTACCAGAATAATTCAGCAGTACGCGACGTGTACGGCGGCGTCGCCGAACTCGTCGTGCTGGAAAGCTACCTGTTGCGGCCGAAGGCGAGACCCTCCGATACCGTGCTGGTGTTCATGCACCCGATCGGTGGCGGCGCGTACCTGCCGATGATCAATGCCCTGGCCCGGGCCGGCCACCACGTCATCTACTGCAACAGCCGATTCCGCGGCACCGACTCGGCGCTGCTGATGGAGAAGGTGGTCGAAGACCTCGGCGAGTGCATCAAGGATGCCAAGAACCGGCTGGGCTATTCGAAGGTGGTGCTGGCCGGGTGGAGCGGCGGGGGTTCGCTGTCGGTGTTCTACCAGCAACAGGCGCAGCGGCCGACGGTCACGGCCAGCCCGTCCGGCGACGGACCCGACCTGACGAAGCTGGGCCTGATACCGGCTGACGCCATCATGCTGCTGGCCGCGCACATCAGCCGCCACGGCACCCTCACCGAGTGGCTCGACGCCTCGATTCTCGACGAGTTCGACCCGACCGAACGTGACCCGGAGCTCGACCTCTACAACCCGGACAATCCGAACCAGCCGCCCTACACCAGCGAGTTCCTGGCGCGCTACCGCGACGCCCAGATCGCCCGCAACCGGCGGATCACCGCATGGGTGAAGGACAAGCTGGCCGAGCTCAGGAGCGCCGGGCGGCCCGACGAGGAGTTCGCCTTCGTCGTCCACGGCACCATGGCCGACCCGCGCTGGCTGGACCCGACCGTCGACCCCAATGACCGCGAACCGGGCACCTGCTATCTGGGTGACCCCCGGGTGGTCAACATGAGCCCGGTGGGTCTGGCCAGATTCTGCACGCTGCGCAGTTGGCTGTCGCAGTGGAGCTACGA
Proteins encoded:
- a CDS encoding alpha/beta hydrolase, yielding MTTVKPPVRHEYDRVPYLVAYQNNSAVRDVYGGVAELVVLESYLLRPKARPSDTVLVFMHPIGGGAYLPMINALARAGHHVIYCNSRFRGTDSALLMEKVVEDLGECIKDAKNRLGYSKVVLAGWSGGGSLSVFYQQQAQRPTVTASPSGDGPDLTKLGLIPADAIMLLAAHISRHGTLTEWLDASILDEFDPTERDPELDLYNPDNPNQPPYTSEFLARYRDAQIARNRRITAWVKDKLAELRSAGRPDEEFAFVVHGTMADPRWLDPTVDPNDREPGTCYLGDPRVVNMSPVGLARFCTLRSWLSQWSYDDANGDAVKAGPDVAVPALVIGNLADDACTPSHTRRLFEAIGHPDKEMHEIAGANHYYAGPTQRETLLEAVGLCTDWLDRHGFSPEVT